The following are from one region of the Amia ocellicauda isolate fAmiCal2 chromosome 1, fAmiCal2.hap1, whole genome shotgun sequence genome:
- the LOC136754699 gene encoding tubulin-specific chaperone cofactor E-like protein isoform X2: MWEGATEAVVEGRTFMQVLSEKYSPENFPYRRGPGIGVVVPAGPQGSPMKDRLNLPSVLVLNKCGISSAGDQGEIAAFCAHVVELDLSDNKLQDWHEIGKIVSNIPNLDFLNLSSNPLSEVALDLSCAEAFVRVRRLVLNNTRVSWDTVHTFTHQIPELEQLFLCLNEYETVSPSAAPCPSLRLLHITDNNLQDWNEVRKFGVLFPSLENLVLANNNLTSIQDSGDTLCRLFPCLRSINLHNSGLNSWEDIEKLNFFPKLEEVRLQGIPLLQTYTNTERRSLIIAQLPSVSMLNGSVVTDGEREDAERFFIRYHLDYPEEQLPYRYHCLVTKYGKLAPLADIDLRPRCHAKVEVHCEDKVELVSIRLDQTVAELKKQLRRVVQLSTGNMRLYYIDKDVACAFGPEEMKYSSRALHSYSIRDGDEILVVPKSK; the protein is encoded by the exons ATGTGGGAGGGGGCGACAGAGGCGGTGGTAGAGGGACGCACCTTCATGCAGGTGCTCAGCGAGAAGTACAGCCCCGAGAACTTCCCCTACCGCCGCGGGCCGGGGATCGGCGTGGTGGTGCCGGCCGGGCCACAGGGCTCGCCCATGAAAG ACCGCCTGAACCTGCCCAGTGTGCTGGTGCTAAACAAGTGTGGGATCAGCAGCGCAGGTGATCAGGGCGAGATTGCAGCCTTCTGTGCTCACGTGGTGGAGCTGGACCTGTCGGACAACAAGCTGCAGGACTGGCATGAG ATCGGTAAGATCGTGTCCAACATCCCCAACCTGGACTTCCTGAACCTGAGCTCCAACCCCCTGAGCGAGGTGGCTCTGGACCTCAGCTGCGCAGAGGCCTTCGTCAGGGTGCGGCGGCTCGTCCTCAACAATACGCGGGTCTCCTGGGACACCGTGCACACCTTCACCCACCAGATCCCAGA GCTGGAGCAGCTGTTCCTGTGCCTTAACGAGTACGAGACGGTGTCCCCCTCCGCGGCGCCCTGCCCCTCCCTGCGCCTGCTCCACATCACCGACAACAACCTGCAAGACTGGAACGAGGTGCGCAAATTCGGGGTACTCTTCCCCAGTCTGGAAAACCTGGTCCTGGCCAACAACAACCTCACTTCCATCCAGGACTCGGGGGACACGCTGTGCAGACTCTTCCCCTGCCTGCGCTCCATCAACCTGCACAACTCAG gtTTGAATAGCTGGGAAGACATTGAGAAACTGAACTTCTTCCCGAAGCTGGAGGAGGTGAGGCTCCAAGGAATCCCCCTACTGCAAACCTACACCAACACGGAGCGCCGGAGCCTCATCATTGCACA GTTGCCTTCTGTGTCAATGCTGAATGGCAGCGTGGTGActgacggggagagagaggacgCTGAGCGCTTTTTCATCCGCTATCACCTGGACTACCCTGAAGAGCAGCTGCCTTACAG GTATCACTGTTTGGTGACGAAGTACGGGAAGCTGGCCCCGCTGGCGGACATCGACTTGCGGCCACGCTGCCATGCCAAGGTGGAGGTGCACTGCGAGGACAAGGTGGAGCTGGTGAGCATCCGGCTGGACCAGACGGTGGCCGAGCTGAAGAAGCAGCTGCGGAGGGTGGTGCAGCTATCCACGGGCAACATGCGCCTGTACTACATCGACAAGGACGTGGCCTGCGCCTTCGGGCCCGAGGAGATGAAGTATAGCTCGCGGGCGCTGCACTCCTACAGCATCCGAGACGGCGACGAGATCCTGGTGGTGCCCAAATCCAAGTGA
- the LOC136754699 gene encoding tubulin-specific chaperone cofactor E-like protein isoform X1, whose protein sequence is MSVWLFCRCGPADGEAMWEGATEAVVEGRTFMQVLSEKYSPENFPYRRGPGIGVVVPAGPQGSPMKDRLNLPSVLVLNKCGISSAGDQGEIAAFCAHVVELDLSDNKLQDWHEIGKIVSNIPNLDFLNLSSNPLSEVALDLSCAEAFVRVRRLVLNNTRVSWDTVHTFTHQIPELEQLFLCLNEYETVSPSAAPCPSLRLLHITDNNLQDWNEVRKFGVLFPSLENLVLANNNLTSIQDSGDTLCRLFPCLRSINLHNSGLNSWEDIEKLNFFPKLEEVRLQGIPLLQTYTNTERRSLIIAQLPSVSMLNGSVVTDGEREDAERFFIRYHLDYPEEQLPYRYHCLVTKYGKLAPLADIDLRPRCHAKVEVHCEDKVELVSIRLDQTVAELKKQLRRVVQLSTGNMRLYYIDKDVACAFGPEEMKYSSRALHSYSIRDGDEILVVPKSK, encoded by the exons ATGAGTGTTTGGCTCTTTTGCCGCTGTGGCCCAGCAGACGGCGAGGCCATGTGGGAGGGGGCGACAGAGGCGGTGGTAGAGGGACGCACCTTCATGCAGGTGCTCAGCGAGAAGTACAGCCCCGAGAACTTCCCCTACCGCCGCGGGCCGGGGATCGGCGTGGTGGTGCCGGCCGGGCCACAGGGCTCGCCCATGAAAG ACCGCCTGAACCTGCCCAGTGTGCTGGTGCTAAACAAGTGTGGGATCAGCAGCGCAGGTGATCAGGGCGAGATTGCAGCCTTCTGTGCTCACGTGGTGGAGCTGGACCTGTCGGACAACAAGCTGCAGGACTGGCATGAG ATCGGTAAGATCGTGTCCAACATCCCCAACCTGGACTTCCTGAACCTGAGCTCCAACCCCCTGAGCGAGGTGGCTCTGGACCTCAGCTGCGCAGAGGCCTTCGTCAGGGTGCGGCGGCTCGTCCTCAACAATACGCGGGTCTCCTGGGACACCGTGCACACCTTCACCCACCAGATCCCAGA GCTGGAGCAGCTGTTCCTGTGCCTTAACGAGTACGAGACGGTGTCCCCCTCCGCGGCGCCCTGCCCCTCCCTGCGCCTGCTCCACATCACCGACAACAACCTGCAAGACTGGAACGAGGTGCGCAAATTCGGGGTACTCTTCCCCAGTCTGGAAAACCTGGTCCTGGCCAACAACAACCTCACTTCCATCCAGGACTCGGGGGACACGCTGTGCAGACTCTTCCCCTGCCTGCGCTCCATCAACCTGCACAACTCAG gtTTGAATAGCTGGGAAGACATTGAGAAACTGAACTTCTTCCCGAAGCTGGAGGAGGTGAGGCTCCAAGGAATCCCCCTACTGCAAACCTACACCAACACGGAGCGCCGGAGCCTCATCATTGCACA GTTGCCTTCTGTGTCAATGCTGAATGGCAGCGTGGTGActgacggggagagagaggacgCTGAGCGCTTTTTCATCCGCTATCACCTGGACTACCCTGAAGAGCAGCTGCCTTACAG GTATCACTGTTTGGTGACGAAGTACGGGAAGCTGGCCCCGCTGGCGGACATCGACTTGCGGCCACGCTGCCATGCCAAGGTGGAGGTGCACTGCGAGGACAAGGTGGAGCTGGTGAGCATCCGGCTGGACCAGACGGTGGCCGAGCTGAAGAAGCAGCTGCGGAGGGTGGTGCAGCTATCCACGGGCAACATGCGCCTGTACTACATCGACAAGGACGTGGCCTGCGCCTTCGGGCCCGAGGAGATGAAGTATAGCTCGCGGGCGCTGCACTCCTACAGCATCCGAGACGGCGACGAGATCCTGGTGGTGCCCAAATCCAAGTGA